Proteins from a genomic interval of bacterium:
- a CDS encoding ComEC/Rec2 family competence protein, giving the protein MSRRPFLPIVLLYILGILINLPYSDFFLIVSIPGFFILFFLKKKASLVFLYFSILTFGSFSCSFHSYKGPSNIANHIGERGNIVGVVVSYPIRHPERTYIVVRIEEFNGKRASGLLSVSTQESSFSLGDKLLIPSAKIKEPKEYKNPGRYNKKKVLARRGIYACVWADDVILLGKGEINPFLLFASRIKTRAEKILSLLPESERGFLLGIILGERSGISNEINRAFADTGTIHILSVSGLHLALLFGFLVIVFERPGVKRPYKFILTLPFLFLFCLVTGSSLPTLRSFIMTCVFISIIVFEREGNLYNTLAIACFILLLKNPFEIYDIGFQLSFVACLSLVYLTPKLTIKKDKLFTFISSCFSASIGIFPLILFWF; this is encoded by the coding sequence TTCTTTATTTTGTTTTTTCTAAAGAAAAAAGCCTCCCTTGTTTTTCTTTATTTTTCAATCCTTACTTTTGGCTCATTTTCTTGTTCTTTTCATTCATATAAAGGCCCCTCTAATATTGCAAATCATATTGGAGAAAGGGGCAATATTGTAGGTGTAGTCGTTTCTTATCCTATAAGGCATCCAGAGAGAACATATATTGTGGTAAGGATAGAGGAATTTAATGGCAAAAGGGCATCTGGTCTTCTTTCTGTAAGCACACAAGAGTCCAGTTTTTCTTTGGGGGACAAGCTTCTTATTCCTTCGGCAAAGATAAAAGAGCCAAAGGAATATAAGAATCCAGGAAGGTATAACAAAAAGAAGGTGCTGGCAAGAAGGGGAATTTATGCCTGTGTATGGGCAGATGATGTTATATTACTTGGCAAGGGAGAGATAAACCCTTTTTTATTATTTGCCTCTCGTATTAAAACAAGGGCAGAGAAGATTCTCTCTTTGCTTCCTGAAAGCGAAAGGGGTTTTCTTTTGGGGATTATCCTGGGAGAAAGATCGGGAATTTCTAATGAAATAAACAGGGCATTTGCCGATACAGGAACAATCCATATCCTTTCTGTTTCAGGGCTTCATCTTGCATTGCTTTTTGGTTTTCTTGTTATTGTATTTGAAAGACCAGGGGTAAAAAGGCCATATAAATTTATTCTCACCTTACCATTTCTCTTTTTATTTTGTCTAGTAACAGGTTCTTCTCTTCCAACCCTTCGCTCTTTTATTATGACATGTGTCTTCATTTCCATAATTGTATTTGAAAGGGAGGGGAATCTTTATAATACCCTTGCCATAGCTTGTTTTATCCTCCTGCTTAAAAACCCTTTTGAGATTTATGATATTGGATTTCAACTCTCTTTTGTCGCCTGTCTTTCCCTTGTCTATCTTACACCAAAACTTACAATAAAAAAGGATAAGCTATTTACTTTCATCTCATCCTGTTTTTCTGCCTCTATTGGGATATTTCCCCTTATTTTATTCTGGTTT